A region of Denticeps clupeoides chromosome 19, fDenClu1.1, whole genome shotgun sequence DNA encodes the following proteins:
- the LOC114769478 gene encoding uncharacterized protein LOC114769478: protein MAGCVCGEGRRGHGEGHARDGIGLRRWSGALPCRAADARLCVVPLSRDSSLPPSSPPPLSLSLSHGLSFSISVCCGPSLAGAPGHSCLDLLRMLLRLTRRLAPASRTLALFSFPALFTPAFSSTLSLSLSLVSSLVPCLPGKGGRTRRRGTQKDSTPGIQDGKSLPGMEGRLEEGGISAVWGLETAGKQILHRHAGARNAAPNQPQPAALKIVIRLTELQGEERDGRMEEEEEEEEEEEADEKACSLQHGASIKV, encoded by the exons ATGGCCGGGTGTGTCTGTGGGGAGGGGCGCAGGGGCCACGGGGAGGGCCACGCGCGGGATGGCATCGGACTCAGACGCTGGTCCGGGGCTCTGCCATGCCGCGCTGCCGACGCCAGGCTGTGCGTAGTGCCGCTCAGCCGAGACTCATCGCTCCCTCCCTCttcccccccacccctctctctctctctatctcacgGTCTGTCTTTCTCGATCTCTGTCTGCTGTGGCCCCAGCCTCGCCGGTGCACCGGGACACTCTTGTCTCGATCTCCTCCGGATGCTTCTCCGTCTCACTCGGCGTCTCGCTCCTGCCTCCCGCACGCTTGCTCTCTTCTCGTTTCCCGCTCTCTTCACTCCAGCTTTCTccagcactctctctctctctctctctctcgtctccTCACTAGTTCCCTGCCTCCCAGGGAAAGGTGGAAGAACGAGGAGGAGGGGGACGCAGAAGGACTCCACCCCGGGAATCCAGGATGGGAAGAGTTTGCCGGGGATGGAGGGAAGGTTGGAGGAAGGAGGGATTAGCGCTGTCTGGGGGCTAGAAACGGCAGGTAAACAAATACTCCATCGGCACGCTGGCGCGAGGAACGCCGCTCCCAACCAGCCCCAGCCGGCGGCTCTTAAAATAGTAATAAGGCTGACGGAACTCCAAGGTGAGGAGCGCGATGGgcggatggaggaggaggaggaagaggaggaggaggaggaggcggacgaG AAGGCATGTTCCCTGCAACATGGAGCCTCCATTAAAGTGTGA